In Ctenopharyngodon idella isolate HZGC_01 chromosome 1, HZGC01, whole genome shotgun sequence, a single genomic region encodes these proteins:
- the LOC127517244 gene encoding uncharacterized protein LOC127517244 isoform X2, giving the protein MSEALFLTFQSQLSVVMETVLKSAMFEITRLVEDSFLEEVGHRKQEVEVLKRRLQLSESKLREKEREWERGRKTRCSDCGRKGDSSSRDESQHVETVRGANTLCLGLSLKDQSTNQPKLTEEMWSTRQRLESNKQTTTTSHSKEKNDVHRHSAKEIITPNSNAPIPQDFLQRLLGNSAVQSESTSDFKPKVNDLDQSEKDFTLDKEMDSTHSRLIQSPSAQDVHEILPSSSPNERVKSETELDLLPVKEEEEMVPVWDSVNRDDGCHAEMADPSQGELRGSCDQEEIQIGRSFADHSSTEQGNSHPINKQRTFSVVAREILTQFQVWQRACYSRNIEWGPITAKIISALPQLYGREAEVIVRCTKMLHNRRDYLRRRAKETAVERNLLPMGQRYLVQLQRGDVQNVKF; this is encoded by the exons ATGTCTGAAGCCCTTTTCCTCACATTCCAGTCTCAGCTCTCTGTTGTCATGGAGACCGTCCTCAAATCAGCCATGTTTGAAATAACCAGGCTGGTGGAAGACAGCTTCCTCGAGGAAGTGGGTCATCGTAAACAGGAGGTGGAAGTCTTGAAACGAAGGCTGCAGCTGTCTGAAAGTAAACTGAGGGAGAAGGAGAGGGAATGGGAACGGGGGAGGAAGACTCGGTGCTCAGACTGTGGCCGAAAGGGAGATTCCAGCAGCAGAGATGAGAGCCAACATGTAGAGACAGTCCGGG GAGCAAACACCCTTTGTTTAGGCCTAAGCCTGAAAGATCAATCTACCAATCAGCCTAAACTGACTGAAGAAATGTGGAGTACAAGACAACGCCTGGAgtctaacaaacaaacaacaacaacctcACACTCTAAAGAGAAGAACGATGTACACAGGCATAGTGCAAAAGAGATCATCACACCTAACTCCAATGCACCAATTCCTCAGGATTTTCTGCAGAGGCTTCTGGGAAATTCAGCAGTCCAGAGCGAGTCCACTAGTGACTTCAAACCCAAAGTGAATGATTTAGACCAATCCGAAAAGGACTTTACTCTTGATAAGGAAATGGACTCAACCCACTCAAGACTGATACAAAGTCCTTCGGCTCAGGATGTACACGAGATTTTGCCATCATCTTCACCAAACGAAAGAGTAAAATCAGAGACAGAGCTGGATCTTCTACCTGTCaaggaagaggaagagatggTTCCAGTGTGGGATAGCGTCAACAGAGATGACGGTTGCCATGCAGAAATGGCTGATCCGAGTCAGGGAGAGCTCAGAGGATCTTGTGATCAGGAGGAGATACAG ATTGGCCGAAGTTTTGCAGATCACTCTTCCACGGAACAAGGAAATTCACACCCCATAAACAAGCAGAGAACTTTCAGT GTTGTGGCCAGGGAGATCCTGACTCAGTTTCAGGTGTGGCAGAGGGCTTGCTATAGCAGGAACATTGAGTGGGGCCCGATTACAGCAAAG ATCATATCTGCACTGCCGCAGTTGTATGGACGGGAGGCAGAGGTGATTGTAAGATGTACTAAGATGCTACACAACCGCAGAGATTACCTTCGAAGGAGAGCAAAG GAAACTGCTGTGGAGAGAAATCTTTTACCTATGGGTCAGAGATATCTTGTACAACTTCAAAGAGGTGAtgttcaaaatgtaaaattttga
- the LOC127517244 gene encoding uncharacterized protein LOC127517244 isoform X1 has product MSEALFLTFQSQLSVVMETVLKSAMFEITRLVEDSFLEEVGHRKQEVEVLKRRLQLSESKLREKEREWERGRKTRCSDCGRKGDSSSRDESQHVETVRGANTLCLGLSLKDQSTNQPKLTEEMWSTRQRLESNKQTTTTSHSKEKNDVHRHSAKEIITPNSNAPIPQDFLQRLLGNSAVQSESTSDFKPKVNDLDQSEKDFTLDKEMDSTHSRLIQSPSAQDVHEILPSSSPNERVKSETELDLLPVKEEEEMVPVWDSVNRDDGCHAEMADPSQGELRGSCDQEEIQIGRSFADHSSTEQGNSHPINKQRTFSVVAREILTQFQVWQRACYSRNIEWGPITAKIISALPQLYGREAEVIVRCTKMLHNRRDYLRRRAKMHITVLKKGEGPCISKCTQCCDKYHCPFCETWVYKPRELGSVVNHVKNHLKLAVQLHDFSIVKCNLKCRQNAHFHCCYCSATVVRKVQLHIHLSKCIQKLTAEQEFEEDYSLDGSPKHE; this is encoded by the exons ATGTCTGAAGCCCTTTTCCTCACATTCCAGTCTCAGCTCTCTGTTGTCATGGAGACCGTCCTCAAATCAGCCATGTTTGAAATAACCAGGCTGGTGGAAGACAGCTTCCTCGAGGAAGTGGGTCATCGTAAACAGGAGGTGGAAGTCTTGAAACGAAGGCTGCAGCTGTCTGAAAGTAAACTGAGGGAGAAGGAGAGGGAATGGGAACGGGGGAGGAAGACTCGGTGCTCAGACTGTGGCCGAAAGGGAGATTCCAGCAGCAGAGATGAGAGCCAACATGTAGAGACAGTCCGGG GAGCAAACACCCTTTGTTTAGGCCTAAGCCTGAAAGATCAATCTACCAATCAGCCTAAACTGACTGAAGAAATGTGGAGTACAAGACAACGCCTGGAgtctaacaaacaaacaacaacaacctcACACTCTAAAGAGAAGAACGATGTACACAGGCATAGTGCAAAAGAGATCATCACACCTAACTCCAATGCACCAATTCCTCAGGATTTTCTGCAGAGGCTTCTGGGAAATTCAGCAGTCCAGAGCGAGTCCACTAGTGACTTCAAACCCAAAGTGAATGATTTAGACCAATCCGAAAAGGACTTTACTCTTGATAAGGAAATGGACTCAACCCACTCAAGACTGATACAAAGTCCTTCGGCTCAGGATGTACACGAGATTTTGCCATCATCTTCACCAAACGAAAGAGTAAAATCAGAGACAGAGCTGGATCTTCTACCTGTCaaggaagaggaagagatggTTCCAGTGTGGGATAGCGTCAACAGAGATGACGGTTGCCATGCAGAAATGGCTGATCCGAGTCAGGGAGAGCTCAGAGGATCTTGTGATCAGGAGGAGATACAG ATTGGCCGAAGTTTTGCAGATCACTCTTCCACGGAACAAGGAAATTCACACCCCATAAACAAGCAGAGAACTTTCAGT GTTGTGGCCAGGGAGATCCTGACTCAGTTTCAGGTGTGGCAGAGGGCTTGCTATAGCAGGAACATTGAGTGGGGCCCGATTACAGCAAAG ATCATATCTGCACTGCCGCAGTTGTATGGACGGGAGGCAGAGGTGATTGTAAGATGTACTAAGATGCTACACAACCGCAGAGATTACCTTCGAAGGAGAGCAAAG ATGCATATTACTGTCCTTAAAAAAGGAGAAGGTCCCTGCATCTCTAAGTGCACTCAGTGTTGTGACAAGTATCACTGCCCATTTTGTGAGACCTGGGTCTACAAGCCAAGAGAGTTAGGGAGCGTTGTTAACCACGTCAAGAATCATCTGAAGTTGGCCGTCCAGCTTCATG aTTTCAGTATTGTCAAGTGTAACTTAAAATGCAGGCAAAATGCACATTTTCATTGCTGCTACTGCTCTGCCACCGTTGTGCGGAAAGTACAATTACATATTCATCTCTCAAAATGCATCCAGAAGTTAACTGCTGAGCAGGAATTTGAAGAAGATTACTCACTTGATGGAAGTCCTAAACatgagtag
- the zgc:66472 gene encoding uncharacterized protein zgc:66472, producing the protein MEVEDPLSAKFRALIEGLMVSTTSEIVKIFSKVLLETRVEITRSWREIDLLKKHLEECEQQKTEAIFRAQRSDFKREDDEMEVSCGNSQLGVQSANTVRPGDVGPEGRAENVSVGNRGVSLGNAKASGPETARSSKPASSGHNVQKSCTQVVVKPKIVCPTKLSQGKGQKASSSKTTSQPMSEKMKKRKLIKKQNHTNDISVARGLRDRQHLSMQRQCLCCSSDECDNPSRAQQQVPSVYICRKCERRFKTDLLFKSHKCSMPQNCNRCGQMFTTLQGLTAHSQEVQPQFSCSQCEQMFATQCAWTVHKRIHTNLIVPNEIKAKRFEVRLERISDSQLEAALSSNSFPLRNNSSKQNPLSEPNLASADTTPGSACKRSAESTMVNVPETSKAQLSPQSVAESPDSRPGTMSDSSVGQSSVRKVYAVMSAASCQIQISEDANKTTAHETEQVTDDGKHPSGSDESGLCTPPRKRKMADCSHDAYNGVFPVENILRWRNNKGRNEVRVKWMPCTLCGAKFQNTWEPAESFPGYLDDKNEEPKKN; encoded by the exons ATGGAAGTGGAAGATCCCCTATCGGCTAAGTTCAGGGCCCTGATTGAAGGTCTCATGGTGTCGACAACCTCAGAGATAGTCAAAATATTTAGCAAAGTGCTGCTGGAGACCAGAGTGGAGATCACCCGGAGCTGGAGGGAGATCGACTTGTTGAAGAAGCATTTGGAGGAATGTGAGCAGCAAAAAACAGAGGCCATCTTCAGGGCTCAGCGAAGTGACTTCAAAAGAGAAGATGACGAGATGGAAGTGTCATGTGGGAATTCTCAGCTTGGCGTACAGAGCGCAAACACTGTCAGGCCAGGGGATGTG GGTCCTGAAGGAAGAGCAGAGAATGTCTCTGTTGGGAACAGAGGTGTCAGTCTGGGCAATGCTAAAGCCAGTGGACCAGAGACTGCACGGTCAAGCAAACCAG ctTCATCGGGCCATAATGTTCAGAAAAGCTGCACACAGGTTGTGGTAAAACCAAAAATAGTTTGTCCCACCAAGCTGTCACAAGGGAAAGGGCAGAAAGCATCATCAAGCAAGACCACATCACAGCCCATgtctgaaaaaatgaaaaaaagaaaattaatcaaaaagcAGAATCACACAAATGATATTAGTGTTGCTCGTGGTCTTCGAGACCGACAGCACCTCAGCATGCAGAGACAATGTCTGTGTTGTTCATCGGATGAGTGCGATAACCCCTCCAGAGCCCAGCAGCAGGTCCCTAGTGTGTATATCTGTCGTAAATGTGAGAGAAGATTTAAAACGGACCTCCTGTTCAAGAGTCACAAGTGCTCAATGCCTCAGAATTGCAACAGGTGTGGGCAGATGTTCACTACTCTTCAGGGGCTGACCGCACACAGTCAGGAAGTTCAGCCTCAGTTCAGCTGCAGTCAGTGTGAGCAAATGTTTGCCACTCAATGTGCTTGGACCGTGCACAAGAGGATCCACACCAACCTTATTGTTCCCAATGAAATTAAGGCTAAGAGGTTCGAGGTTCGTCTCGAAAGAATCTCAGACTCCCAGCTGGAGGCCGCTTTGTCCTCAAATAGCTTTCCCTTGCGAAATAACTCTTCAAAACAGAATCCTTTGAGTGAACCGAATCTGGCTTCAGCAGACACGACACCTGGATCTGCATGCAAACGCAGTGCCGAATCCACAATGGTGAACGTACCCGAGACCAGCAAGGCACAACTATCACCCCAAAGTGTAGCAGAAAGCCCAGACTCAAGACCCGGAACCATGTCGGATTCCAGTGTTGGACAGTCAAGTGTCAGGAAAGTTTATGCTGTCATGTCAGCTGCCTCTTGCCAAATTCAGATTAGTGAAGATGCAAATAAAACAACTGCACATGAAACTGAACAAGTAACAGATGATGGAAAGCATCCCAGTGGAAGTGATGAGTCCGGACTCTGTACTCCTCCAAGAAAGCGGAAAATGGCAg atTGTTCTCATGACGCATACAATGGCGTGTTTCCTGTTGAAAATATACTAAGATGGAGAAACAATAAG GGAAGAAATGAAGTTCGGGTCAAGTGGATGCCTTGCACATTATG TGGGGCAAAGTTTCAGAACACGTGGGAACCAGCAGAAAGCTTTCCAGGCTATTTGGATGACAAGAATGAAGAACCGAAGAAAAACTAA
- the si:dkey-22i16.9 gene encoding uncharacterized protein si:dkey-22i16.9 has protein sequence MPFWHVPVRNPSGIHSCLLLLFAIATCLNGLVPDAVKVRDTAIIPCNETCNQDILWEFTSKNEKLVVLRCVQGTCTEGVSFKNRVSLSEKAGKLSLKLYPVLYNDEGWYKVMCNSEFLCRFHLEVFVPTTVNATIRGNVTLPCYARTEKQIADNAVNILWKKDDQMVLQVKEGITKYGLSFTDRASVSLPHYKDGDLSLTIFWVYTSDKGLYRCYHSTEEEHGHPGAVTLNVPALQKFYSKKFGDNLTLDLFGSDPVTVSYTGSAETLVCSVTGNNTVCSPEYANRVSVINNSLVLSGLTSSDSGIFTVKEKTGEVISINTVTVEGVTQWYYYVALSVLTAIVLICICLLIWCKCQRKSQAPDARSYYNATESTGVIEPPREPACIGLSQQETSPNISEESDMYTHTPVEETTPMMTTEKQDSTDKEVCGVNVWNTSGI, from the exons ATGCCATTTTGGCATGTACCAGTCAGGAACCCATCAGGGATCCACAGTTGTCTTCTATTACTCTTTG CTATAGCTACCTGTCTGAATGGATTAGTCCCTGATGCGGTGAAAGTGAGGGATACTGCGATTATCCCTTGCAACGAAACATGTAATCAGGATATTTTATGGGAATTTacatctaaaaatgaaaagttggtTGTCTTGCGATGTGTTCAAGGGACTTGCACAGAAGGAGTCAGCTTTAAGAACAGAGTAAGCCTCTCTGAAAAGGCTGGAAAGCTGTCTCTAAAACTCTATCCAGTGCTGTACAATGATGAAGGCTGGTACAAGGTCATGTGCAATTCAGAATTTCTTTGTAGATTTCACTTGGAAGTTTTTG TACCCACTACTGTGAACGCCACAATCAGAGGCAATGTCACACTGCCCTGCTATGCACGTACAGAGAAACAGATTGCTGATAATGCTGTGAACATCTTATGGAAAAAAGATGACCAAATGGTGTTACAAGTTAAAGAAGGAATTACAAAATATGGTTTAAGTTTTACAGACAGGGCATCAGTTTCACTACCTCATTATAAGGACGGAGATCTTTCCCTTACCATATTCTGGGTCTACACATCAGATAAGGGATTATACCGGTGCTATCACAGTACAGAAGAGGAACATGGGCATCCTGGTGCTGTCACTCTTAATGTTCCAG ctctTCAAAAGTTCTATTCAAAGAAATTTGGTGACAATCTCACCCTTGACCTGTTCGGCTCAGACCCTGTGACGGTGTCTTACACCGGTTCAGCCGAGACCCTGGTTTGCAGTGTGACGGGAAACAACACTGTGTGTTCACCTGAATACGCTAACAGAGTGTCTGTCATCAATAACTCCCTTGTGCTGAGCGGGTTGACATCTTCTGACAGTGGTATCTTTACTGTGAAAGAGAAAACGGGTGAAGTTATTAGTATCAACACTGTTACTGTGGAGG GTGTGACCCAGTGGTATTACTACGTAGCTCTGTCTGTACTGACTGCAATTGTTCTCATTTGCATTTGTCTGTTAATTTGGTGTAAGTGTCAAAGAAAGTCACAAGCACCAGATGCTCGATCCTATTATAATGCAACAGAGTCTACTGGTGTTATAGAGCCACCAAGAGAGCCTGCATGCATCGGATTGTCACAACAAGAAACCAGCCCAAATATTTCAGAGGAGTCTGACATGTATACACACACCCCCGTAGAGGAGACCACGCCTATGATGACCACTGAGAAGCAGGACAGCACTGATAAGGAGGTGTGTGGAGTAAATGTGTGGAATACCTCTGGAATATGA